A segment of the Bacteroidetes bacterium SB0662_bin_6 genome:
CCGGCGGCGATTCCCGCGGCGCTTTCGATATAGGTGGTCACCGTGGATGTGCCGGTCAGCGCGCCCCCTATCGTCGCTGCCCCGTCTACCCCCAGCATGCGTCCGAGACGGGGTACCTCTCCTTTGGTGTTTTCGAGCCCTGCTTTTTTGATCAGCCCGATCACGGTGCCGAGGGAATCGAAGAAATCCACGAAAAGCATGGCGAAAACGATATCCAGCAGTCCGATGGACAAGGCGCCCTGCAGGTCGAGCGCAAAGAGTGCATCCAGTGCGCCGCCTTCCTGGGCGCCTCCTCCTCCAAGCATGCCCAGCGGGATGGCTGCCAGCGTGGCTACGACGATACCGATCAGGATGCCGGCCCGTATGCCTCGCGACAGCAGTGTTGCAATCAGAAACAACGTTCCGATCGCCAGGAGAGCCTGCGGCGAAGTCAGGTCGCCGCGCGTTACGAGCGTGGCCGGATGCGCCTGAATCAGCCCGGCGTTATTCAGGCCGATCATCATCAGAAAAAGTCCGATGCCTGCCCCGATGGCGGGAAGCAGTTCGCGGGGCATCATGCGCACGATGGCCTGCCGTACGCCCACGACGGTAAGCAGCACGAAAACCACTCCTGAAAGAAATACGACCCCGAGCGCCTCCTGCCAACCGAGGCCCATACCCTGCACGACCGTGTAGGTAAAGAACGCGTTCAGCCCCATGCCGGGTGCCACCGCGAGCGGCAGACGGGCCCACAATCCCATGGCGATCGTGCCGAGTCCGCTCATCAGGCAGGTCGCGAATGCTGCGGCTGCCGGAGGGATACCGGCGTCGGCGAGAATGGCGGGGTTGACGGCGATGATGTAGCTCATCGCCAGGAAGGTCGTTGTGCCGGCGAGGACCTCTGTCCGCACCGACGTGCCGAGGGCGGGCAGATCGAAGTACCGTTCGAGGCGGTTCAGCAGGGAAGACATCGTGTTGCGCAATGGATTGGGGGCGCCGAGCTCCGGATTGCCGGCATGGCCTCGGGCAGGGAAACTGCATCGAAATTAGGCCAATCTCCGCAAACAAAGTTAACCAGAGTATCCTTGAGAGAATGAATTTTTTCCGTACGTTATGCAAGCGATCCCTTAATCTCTCCCAATCAAAGCACTTACCTGTCATGGACAGACGTTCCTTTTTGCAACGCACCGGCGCGCTCGTAGCCGGCGGACTCGCATGGAGCCGCGCAGGCTACCCTGCGCTTGCTTCCGCCGCCGACGGTCATCTCTCGCACATTGGCGTGCAATTGTATACGCTGCGCAGCATCCTCGGTGACGATTTCGCCGGGACACTTGAACAGATTGCCGGAGTAGGCTACAAGAACCTCGAGTTTGCGGGCTATTACGGGCACACGCCTGCCGATGTCCGGAAAATCCTCGACGATCTGGGCCTCAAGGCGCGTTCCGGACACTTCGGTATGCCTATGGTGCAGGAAAATCCGGACACCATTATCGAAGGGGCGGTTACGCTGGGCATGGAATATGTCGTCGTGCCCGCGCTGCCTACGGCCATGCGGGCTGACCTCGACGCCTACAAGACAGCCGCCGCCGCATTCAACGAGCTTGGCGAGAAATGCAAGGAGGCCGGCGTCCGGTTCGGCTACCACAACCACGGCTTCGAATTCGAGGAACTGGACGGCGTCCTGCCCTACGATGTGCTACTCGATGAAACGGATCCGCAACTCGTGGTCATGGAACTCGATCTGGCCTGGATCGAACATGCCGGAAAGGACCCGCTTGCGTATTTCGAGCGCCATCCCGGACGCTTTCCCCTGTGGCACCTGAAGGACATCGACGAGGAGGGAGAGCTCGCCAACGTGGGTGCGGGGCGCATCGACTTCCCGGCCATTTTTGCCAAGGCAGAGCAGGCCGGATTGCACTACGGCATTGTCGAGCACGACCGACCCGGCGACGATCCGGTGGCAAGCATTGCTGCGAGCTACGCGTACCTCGACGACATCCTCGGGTAAGCGCTCGAAAATCCCGTCCCCGTTGCACAAACGATCTCTACCCGTACCTATGCGCTACACTGTCTCTTTTTTCCTGATCCTGTTTTTTGCCGTCGTATCGGCCCATGCGCAATCGGCTGAACCCTTACGCGTCATCGCTTTCGGAGCGCATCCCGACGATGCCGAACTGAAAGCCGGCGGCGTGGCGTATCTCTGGGCGCAGGAAGGCGCCGCCGTGAAGTTCGTGTCCACGACCAACGGCGATATAGGCCATTTCGAACAATCAGGCGGCCCGCTTGCGCAGCGGCGCGAAGCCGAGGTGTCCGTCTGCGCGGATATTTTCGGGATTACGACGGAAGTCTACGATATTCACGACGGGGAGCTCATGCCGACGCTGGAGAACCGTAGGAAGGTCGTGCGATCCATTCGCGAATGGGATGCGGATATTGTAATGGCGCACCGGCGATACGATTACCATCCGGATCATCGTTACACAGGCGAGCTCGTGGACGATGCCGCCGTAACCGTGGTCGCGCCGTTTTTCGAGGCCCTGACGCTTGGCGTGGACCGTAATCCCATTTTCCTGTATCTGTATGACGGCTTCCAAAAGCCCTATCCGTTCCAGCCGGACCTGGTGGTAGGCATCGACGAGGCGGCGGAAGCGAAGTGGGATTGTATCCGCGCCATGCCTTCCCAGTTTTCCGACGCGGATTCCTGGCAGGGGCGGTATCTGCCGAACGTCCCGGAGGATCCGGAGGAACGCACTGAATTCATTCTGGACTATATGAAAACCCGCAGCGCTGCCGTGGCCGACAAGTACCGCGACCGGCTCATCGAATTGTACGGCGAGGAGAAGGGTCGCGCGATCGTCTACGCCGAAGCGTTCGAGATTTCCGAGTACGGACGCCAACCCAGCGAGGAAGAACTCCGGGCGTTGTTTCCCACCTTCGACGAGTAGATTACGTTTCGTTCGATGTGCCTCACAAGGGGCGCTTGCCCCTGGTCCGACGTGTCCGGTTGAAAGCCGGTGCTACCTGATGGTTGCGGGTTGCGGGGCGTGGGGGAATCGGCTTTTTACGTGGGGGGTCATTCGAGTGCGTTCTCCGGATTCTCCAGGGTGTTTTCCTTTCCGGGCGGCATGCGCTGGAAGGTGCGATTCGGAAGGGCGTCTCCGGTTTCCCGGTCGTATTCGTCCGGAGTGCGTGCTGCCGGACTTGTGTCGCCCGTTGCCTCCTGCCATGCTCCCAGCACGCCGCGCAGGCGCTCGAGGGCTTCGGCGTGCGCGGAGTCCTGTGACACATCGTACAGTTCCTGCGGGTCGTCTGCGACGAGATACAATTCTTCTTCCGGGCGGGGAGTATCGAACACAATGTGCTGATGCGGGGTCAGGCTTCCTTCATCCCGGAGCGCCCGCATTTTCTGAAAAGTGTCCCCCCGGATGGCGTCGGCAGGCGGGCCGTTGGGAATGTCCGTGTAGAAGTTCCGGATATACTTGTAGCGGCTGTCGCGTACGGCGCGCACGCGGTCGTCGAAGTCGTGCCAGTTTCTCTCGGCAAAGATGTGATCGCGTACCACAGCGGACGGGTCGTTAAGGATGGGCACGATGCTTTCTCCCTCGAACGAGAAGGGGCTTTCTATGCCGGCCAGGTCCAGAAGCGTGGGCGCAAGGTCCACGGTGCTCACCAGGCTGGCCGTTGTGGAGCCGGCCTTCACCCCGGTCGGAAAACGCACGATCCACGGGGTGCGGACGCCGCTGTCGTATACCGTGGTCTTTGCGCGGGGAAACGGAGCTCCGTTGTCGCTTATGAACAGTACGAACGTGTTTTCCGCGACCTGCTGCCGGTCCAGTTCGTCCAGCACGCTGCCGACATAGTGATCCAGCCGGGCAATTTCGTCATAGTACAATGCGAGGTCCTTTCGCACTTCCGGCGTGTCGGGTAGATAGGCAGGGACGACCACATCCTCAAGGGCATGGGGAGTATCGAGGATGCCCTCCTGGTAGGGGCGATGGGGATCGAACGAAGAAAGCCATGCAAGGAAGGGCCGGCCTTCGGGCCGCTGCTTCAGGGCGTCCACCCATGCCCCGGCGCCGCTGGCGTATCCTCCACCCGGCATGAGTTCGTTTTCGCTCGCTTCTTCGGTCGTGCGTTCCCCGCCCCCTTGGATAACCAGATCGAATCGCGCTACGGCGGCATCCCCCAGATGCCATTTGCCTGCCGATGCGGTCCAGTATCCGGCCTCTCGAAGAAGGTCTACAAACGTAGTCTGGTCTTCAGGTAAAGGCCAGTGCAATTGTTCGGCGCCGGTCTGGTGCGGGTATTTTCCGGTCAGGATGGAAGCCCGGCTGGGGCTGCATGAGCTGGTAGTGACGAAGGCATAGTCGAAGCGCATGCCGTGGTCGGCCAGCCGCTGGAGGTTCGGCGTCCGGATAAAAGGATGGCCGTAGGGCGAGGCGTCCTCCCATCCCATATCGTCTGCCACGAGAATCACGAAGTTGGTCGGGTCGGTGGGGGCGGGTGCTTCGCCGCAGGCAGCGGCGCTCATAGCTGCCGCAAGCAACAGGATGGCGGGAAAGAAATTTCGGGACATGGACGGGATGCAAAAAAATGGGGAGAGCGGGTCTGTTTGTATCTCAAGTATGCCGTACTTTCGGGAAGCCACTTGCAGGGTGTGTCGGCGGTACGACCCCAAAAGATACTGCATCACTCGTTTACGATTCGAACCCGTGCGATTTGGAAAAACGTTGTGCCTGACTGCGGCGCTATGTCTGTCGGCGTGTACTTCTGGCTCCGATGTGGTCGTCATCAAAATGGGCCACGGCCTCGACGCGTCGCATTCCGTGCATCAGGCCATGGTGTATCTCGGCGAGCACCTTGCCGCAAAGTCCGATTCGACAATGCGGGTGGATGTATACCCCAGCCAGCAACTTGGCACCGAGCGCGAACTGCTGGAGCTCCTGCAGATCGGCAGCGTGGGCATGACCAAGGTGTCATCGGCGGCGCTGGAAGGATTCGTTCCGGAGTACCAGGTGCTGGGGCTGCCGTATCTCTTCCGGGACGAACGACATCGTTTCGATGTGTTCTGGGACAGCGAAGTAGGGCAGGATATTCTTGCCAGCGGGCAGGAATTCGGGCTGCGCGGCCTGACCTACTACGACGCCGGCACGCGCAGTTTCTACACGAAGACGCAGCCGGTGCAGACACCTGCCGATTTGCAGGGACTCAAGATCCGGGTGCAGGAAAGCCCGGTTGCCATGCGCATGGTGCAGGCACTGGGCGGTTCGCCTACGCCGATCGCATGGGGCGAACTGTACACAGCGCTTCAGCAGGGCGTGGTGGACGGCGCGGAGAACAATCCGCCATCGTTTTACCTGTCCGGACATTATGAAGTGTGCAAGTATTACACGCTGGATGCGCACACCGCCGTGCCCGATGTGGTGCTGGTCAGTATGACGCTCTGGAATGATCTCACGGAGCAGCAACGGGAGTGGCTCCAGGAAGCCGCGCTCGAATCGGCGGTCCGTCAGCGTGCCCTTTGGGCCGAATCCGTGAATGAGTCGCTGGCGGCGGTGCGCGAGGCGGGCGTTGAGATCATCGAGCCGGATATTACTCCCTTTGCGGAGGGGGTTGCCTCCATGTATGAGGCGTACCGGGACGATCCGGTCATCCATTCGCTGATTGAACGCATCCGGGAGGTCCGGTAGTGGATACGCTGCGCCGCATCGTGGACAAAAACCTTGCGTGGTTCCTGGTTGCGCTGATGGCGCTTGCCATTGTCAACGTGCTGTGGCAGGTGTTTACACGATGGGTGCTTAACGATCCCAGCGCATGGACCGAAGAATTGGCGCGCTATCTCCTGATCTGGATCGGGTTGATCGGCGCGGGATACGCCGCAGGAAAGAAACTGCACCTTGCTATTGACCTGCTGCCGAGCGCATTGCACGGGCGCAGGCGCCGCGCCCTCGAATTTTTTATCGACGCCATCGTGCTGCTGTTCGCCGTGTTTGCAATGGTGATCGGCGGAATTCGTCTCATGAGCCTGACGTTGCTCATGGATCAGACATCTGCTGCGCTGGGCGTTCGGTTGGGCTATGTGTATCTGGCGATCCCGCTGAGCGGTGCGGTGATTGCGTTTTATGCAGTGGTTTCGATCATGGACCGCGTACGCGGCAGGACGTCTCCCGAAGCGGATGCGTCAGGCACCGCCGATGCAGGGCATTCCCAGACCGAATACACCATCGACTGAAGCATGGAACTGGCGGGCGTGTTCATACTCGTGGTGGTATTCCTGGCGCTGCTTCTCATCGGCGTGCCCGTAGCGTTCAGCATCGGGGTAGCGACCGTGTGTACCTTGCTCCTGAGTATCCATCCCGGCCCGGCCCTGACGACCGCCGCCCAGCGTATGGCCACGGGGCTCGACAGTTTTGCCCTGCTCGCCATACCCTTCTTTATTCTTGCAGGACAGATCATGAACCGGGGAGGGATCGCCCGCCGGTTGATCGATTTCGCCAAGAGTCTGGTGGGTATGCTGCCCGGAGCGCTCGCCCATGTGAATATCGTGGCGGCCATGTTTTTCGGGGCCATTTCCGGTTCGTCGGTGGCGGCAGCCTCTGCCGTGGGCGGTGTCATGGCCCCGCGCATGAAAGAGGAAGGGTACGACACGGGCTACGGCGCCGCCGTGAACATTACGGCGGCGACCACCGGACTGATTATCCCGCCCAGCAATATTCTCATCGTGTATTCGCTGGCGAGCGGCGGGGCGTCCATCGCCGCGCTTTTTCTTGCCGGCTACCTTCCCGGTATTCTGGTGGGAATCACACTCATGGTGGTGGCCGGCGTCATCGCCTGGCGAAGGAGGTACGCCCGTTCGGACCGGGTGCGCGTGGGGGTCGCCGTCCGCAAATTTCTCGATGCGCTTCCGAGTCTTTTTCTTCTCTTCGTGGTGATCGGCGGCATCGTGGCAGGCATCTTCACAGCGACCGAAGCGTCCGCTGTGGCCGTGGTCTATGCCTTGGTGCTGGCCCTTCTGTACCGGGAGGTGTCCCTGAAGGATCTGCCGTCCATTTTGCTGCAGTCCGCCTCCACGACCGCCATCGTGATGCTGCTGGTAGGCACGTCGATGGGGCTATCCTGGGCGATGTCCTACGAAAACATTCCCCAGAACGTGGCCACGACTCTTGTGGCGCTCAGTGACAGCCCGATCATGATTCTTCTGATCATAAATCTGGTGCTGCTTTGCGTGGGCACATTCATGGATATCACGCCGGCGGTGCTCATCTTCACGCCCATTTTTCTGCCCATCGTGACGGCGCTTGGCATGGACCCCGTTCATTTTGGCATCGTCATTGTCCTGAATCTCTGCGTAGGCATATGCACGCCGCCCGTGGGCACGGTGCTGTTCGTGGGGTGCGGCGTGGCGGGCGTACCCATTACCCGGGTGATCCGACCGCTCATGCCGCTTTACATCGCCATGATCGTGTCGCTTATGATCGTTACGTACGTACCGGAACTCAGCTTGTGGCTTCCCCAGGTATTCGGGTTCTAAACCGGGATCGTCGTTTAATACAGGAATCAGACACGCAATGGAAGTAACGGTCGATACATCCAGGATCGAAAACCCTGACGTATCATCGCGTGAAACACCTGCCGCTGCTGGGTACTTGACCGCTTCGCGGTTTGCTCGAACCGGGCGTTTTCCGGAAAGGAAGGCCATACATCCGCGAGGCGATTTTATGCCTTGTGTATGGCTATCAGGGAAAGTAGATTGCACGCTGCGGCGCATGGATTCGCCGGCATCCGTAACCAATCCATTCTTCATCATGTCACGTACCCTTCGGATTCCTGCTACGACAACCCGGCATGTCCTCCCACCGCATACCTTTCCGGTGTTTGGGACTTTGCTGGTTCTTGCCTTCGGTCTTTCCGCTTGCTCCGGTGCGGACGCAGACCCTCCCGGCGCCGGGCGATATGCTGACGAAGCTTCCTCCTCTGACATATCCCCGGATGATTGGCGCCCGCTTTTCGATGGGGAAACCCTGAATGGATGGATCGGGCTTGGCCGCGATGCGGTTCCCGAAGGCCATTGGCAAGTGGAGGACGGAACCATCCGCAAGGTGGCTTCAGGGACCGTTCCGGTGGCCGAGGACGGCCAGCCGCTTTTGGGCGGCGACCTTATGACGACGGAGACATTCGGGGATTTCGAATTCGCCTTCGAGTGGAAGGTGGCCGAAGGGGCGAACAGCGGGGTCAAGTATAACGTCTCCGAGGAATTGTCCACCTCCCATGTGCCGAGGTATGCGGCGCTCGGATTCGAATACCAGGTGCTGGATGACGATCGGCATCCCGATGGCGCATTGCCTTCCCACCGGAGCGGAGCACTGTACGACATGATTCCGGCAGGGGAGGCCAAGGCCCTGAAGCCGGTCGGGGAGTGGAACGAGAGCCGCATCGTGTTTGAGGGGATGCATGGGGAGCATTGGCTGAACGGCGCCATGGTGGTCGAGTACGACATGGACAGTCCGCGCTTCGATTCGCTCCTTGCCGCCAGCAAGTATGCCGATATCGAGGGGTTTGCCGACCGCCGCGTCGGACATATCGTGTTGCAGGATCATAGCGACGACGTATGGTTCCGCAATCTCCGGATCCGGGAGATTGGCGAGTAGACGCCTGCTGCATCCGTTCGCTGCGGTTTTTCAATATCAAGGTTCGCTTTGCGCCGGACCCATTCCGGTCTGTAGCCGGACAGGCTTGCGTTTCATGTTTGCCACTTGATAGGCGCAGTGCGATGGCGTATCCTTTGTTTGCATTCCGTCCGGCCTTTACGTGCAAGTTCTGAGCAACCCCCATGGAAACACAAAAACGCGACGTCTGGAGTTCGAATCTCGGCCTTGTGCTGGCCGCTACCGGCAGCGCCATTGGACTTGGCAACCTCTGGAAATTTCCTTTCATCACGTGGGAGAACAACGGCGGCGCTTTTGTCCTCGTGTACCTTGTGTGCATTCTGGCGGTGGGGCTTCCCATCATGATGGCCGAGTTGCTCATAGGCCGCCGGAGTCAGAAAAGCATCGTAGGGGCGCTCAGGGACGTGGGCGGTCCGGCATGGAAGCTTGTGGGCGGATGGGGCGTGTTGTGCGGGTTCATTTTGTTGAGTTATTACACGGTGATTGCCGGTTGGTCGCTTTTCTATTTCTGGAAATCCCTCGGGTGGACATTCGGCGGTTTTCCCGCGGATCTTTCGACCGGGGATCTCTTTGGCGCGCAGGTCGGCGATGCAGGGCTCCAACTCATGCTTTCGCTTGCGTTCAGCATTGCCACGGTCGCCGTGGTGTATTTCGGGGTGCAGAAGGGGATCGAGCGCGTGGCGAAAGTTCTGCTACCTGTCCTTTTCGCCATCCTCATTCTGCTTCTCGTCAGCGCGCTTGGCATGAGCGGTTCAGGCGAGGCCCTGAAGTTTATTTTCGAACCCCGATTCGGCGAACTCGAGTGGAGCGGCGTGCTCGAGGCGCTTGGCCATTCGTTCTTTACCCTTTCGTTGGGTATGGGCACCATGGTTGCGTACGGCTCCTATATTTCGCGCAAACAATCCATTGTAAAGTCTGCGGGAGCCATTGTCGCCTTCGACACGCTGATTGCGCTGGTCGCTACGATCATCATGTTCTCGGTGATTTTCTCGGTGGCCGGATTGAGCGAGGAAGTGGGCAAGTCCACGGTCGGTATGCTCTTCATTTCGCTCCCCGAATTGTTTTATACCGCAATGCCCTTTGGAACCGTGCTGGGGCCGTTGTTCTATGTGCTGGTGGCGCTGGCTGCGCTGACCTCCACCATCTCGCTGATGGAGGTGGAAACCAGTTTTCTGATTGATGAACGCGGCATGAAACGCCAGAAGGCCGTGGTCGTGTCGGGCGCCGCCATCTTCGTGTTCACGATCTTTGCGGCCCTGTCGTTCGGTTCCACGCCGGTTATTTCGACGATGGCAGCCTTCGGGAAGACAGGCTGGTTCAGCATCGCCGACCACTTCGTCTCGAACTGGATGCTGCCTACCGGCGGATTGGGGATAGCGATTGCAGCAGGCTGGTTCATGACGCGCAAGGCTACGGAAGACGAACTGGTGGATGGTAACCAGCCCGGCTGGTTCCGTTACGGAGCATGGCGATTTTTCATCCGCTATGTGGCTCCGGCGGCGGTGCTGGCGATCATCCTCGCGGTCATTCTGGGGAGGGACTTCAGTTAGGGCCTGTACAAAACGCCATGGCCCGGGGATTTGCAGGCCGATTTCTGCTTTATCCACATACCCCTTCCAGAAAGAGCTCCAGGAACCGTTCGACGGCCACTTCCATGGCCACCTGCACGGTGGGTGCGTCCGATGTGCCGTCTGTCGGCTCTGCGGTCATCATGCCCCTGTCCGGTCCCTGTTTGTCCACCACGTCGCAAACCATTCTTTGCGTACGGATCAGGCTCGGATCCATGGCGGCGCCCATGGCAAGCGGATCGTGCAGGGGACAAGCATCGTGTCCGCGTTGCTGCAGGGCGCAATCAAAGTACGCCCTGGTTGCATCGAAAAGAAACCGGCGCAGTTTGCCTTCTTCCATGGATGCAAGACGCTCATGAAAGCGGGCACGGGAAAGGAGTGTTTTTTCCGTCACATTCAACCCGACCACCGTGACGGGCAGGCCGGAGCGGATTACTGCACGGGCTGCATACGGATCGGAGTAGAAGTTGAATTCGGCGCGAGACGTCACGTTGCCCCGCCCGTCGCCGGAGCCGCCCATGACCACGATTTCGCGGATGTTTGCCAGCGCCGCAGGGTCCTGCTCAAGAGCCATGGCTACATTCGTGAGCGGCCCGAGGGCAATCAGGGTGATTTCTCCCGGGTGACGCCGGGCCAGATCCAGAATAGCGTCCGCGGCATGGGCGCTCTCGATTTGCAGATGCTGCACGGGCCAGGCTTCCGAGACCCCGCCAATGCCATCCCCCCCGTGTACATGCTCGGCTCGCGTTACGGCCGGGCTGAGCGGCTTGGCGCATCCCCTGAAAACAGGCGGCGGAGCGACTTCTACAGCTTCGAGGATGCGCAGGGCATTCGCCGTGCAGGCATCGACCGAAACATTGCCGGCTACGACCGTGATCGCCCGTACGTCCAGTACCGGCGAACGCAGCGCCAGCACGAGCGCAAGCAGATCGTCCAGGCCGGGATCGGTGTCTATGAGGACGGGTTTGGGGACAGGCATTATGCGAAAGCAGGACGCGTTACCGCCCAGGGGCGACCTTGAGGCTCCGGATGCGGCCGGTTGCAAGGTCGATCCGCCACCGAAATCATACGGTGCGACAGGTCAAACCGTAGCCCTCCGGGTTTGATCCGTTATCCCCCTGCCCGGTTTCCACATCCCGATGTAAAGTGGTTGTATGAGGCGAATAAAGATCGTACATTCTACACTCTACGTTATATCCCGTCCAAACCAGTGTTGCGAACTGACCGTACGGTCCCATGAAACGAACAAAAACTGCTGTCCTTCTTGCCTGCATCGTGGGTGCTTTCCTGTGGATGGCCCCCGGATGTTCCAGCGACCCGAACGTTGAGGGCGCCAAACTGGATCTCCGCAATCAGGATTACGACCGGGCGCTTGAGAACATTGCCGAAGCACTTGCGCGTAACCCCGATAATGCGGAGGCCCATGAATTGAAAGGCCAGGTTCTTCTGGCGCAGTCCGCGCAGACTCCCGATCATGCAGAGTACATAGGCCTGATTCATGAAATGCTTGACGCGTACGATTTGGCGCTGGCAGCCGATCCCGGCCTGGATAATTCTATCTCGCGTTCCCGGACCATGGCGTATGCCGATGTATTCCGTAAAGGTATCCAGGCGTTCAACCGGGCCTCGGAGAACCGCGACGAATTCAGAACAGCGGCGGATTATTTCGGACTTGCCTCCGAAATCATGCCTGATTCCTCCGGCCCCTATGTCAACCAGGCGTTCGCTTTCCTGAACGTCGGCATGGAGGAGGAAGCCGTTGCCCCGCTCGAAACAGCTATCGAAAAGGGCGATACGCAGAGCAACACTTTCCTTTTCCTCGGGGATATTTACAATCGCCAGGGCGATACGGAAAAGGCTATGGGAGTGTTTAGTCAGGCGGCGGAGTTGTATCCCGAGAATTCCGATATTCAATCCCAACTTCTGAATCTGTATGTACAGACAGGTCAGGCTGAACAAGCGATGACGGAGTATCAGGCGGCTGTGGATCAGGACCCCAATAACGAGGTGCTCTTGTACAATTACGGCTCTCTGTTGCTTGAAGCGGAACAGTTCGACGACGCGATTCACTATCTCGGCCGTGCTGCAGAAGTCAGCCCCGACTATGCGAATGCGCATTACAACCTCGGAGCAGCCTATATCAACAAGGCGGTCAAGTTGGCTGAGCAGATCAGCGGGATGGACGATGCCCTGAGGGAGGAACGGGATGATCTTGAGGATGATGAGATTTCCGCGCGCGAGAGCGAAATGGACGCCCTGGCGCAGGAACGCAGCGATCTGTTTGGCGCGGCGATTCCGTCTCTCGAGATAGCCAAGGGCCTTGTAGAAGCCGAGGGCGCCGACCCGACAGGCATCTGTCAGGCGCTATACACCTCGTATGTGCAGACGAACCAGATGGATCAGGTGGAAGCGGTTACCGAGTGTGCGGGATACGGCGACTGACCTTCCCGCATCTTTTTCCGAAACGCACGGAGCCCGGACCTGAATTTCAGGTTCGGGTTCTTTCTTTTTACAAAATTTCTATGGCGAACCACACCAGACCGTCCCGGGGATTCGGCACCCTGGCCGTTCATGCGGGGCAGAAGCCGGACCCTGTCACGGGTGCGATCATGACCCCCGTGTACCAGACCTCGACATTCGTGCAGGAGGCCCCGGCAGAGCACCGGGGATACGAATATGGGCGTGCCTCCAACCCGACGCGTACGGCCCTCGAGGAAAATCTTGCTG
Coding sequences within it:
- a CDS encoding nucleoside hydrolase; translation: MPVPKPVLIDTDPGLDDLLALVLALRSPVLDVRAITVVAGNVSVDACTANALRILEAVEVAPPPVFRGCAKPLSPAVTRAEHVHGGDGIGGVSEAWPVQHLQIESAHAADAILDLARRHPGEITLIALGPLTNVAMALEQDPAALANIREIVVMGGSGDGRGNVTSRAEFNFYSDPYAARAVIRSGLPVTVVGLNVTEKTLLSRARFHERLASMEEGKLRRFLFDATRAYFDCALQQRGHDACPLHDPLAMGAAMDPSLIRTQRMVCDVVDKQGPDRGMMTAEPTDGTSDAPTVQVAMEVAVERFLELFLEGVCG
- a CDS encoding tetratricopeptide repeat protein; amino-acid sequence: MKRTKTAVLLACIVGAFLWMAPGCSSDPNVEGAKLDLRNQDYDRALENIAEALARNPDNAEAHELKGQVLLAQSAQTPDHAEYIGLIHEMLDAYDLALAADPGLDNSISRSRTMAYADVFRKGIQAFNRASENRDEFRTAADYFGLASEIMPDSSGPYVNQAFAFLNVGMEEEAVAPLETAIEKGDTQSNTFLFLGDIYNRQGDTEKAMGVFSQAAELYPENSDIQSQLLNLYVQTGQAEQAMTEYQAAVDQDPNNEVLLYNYGSLLLEAEQFDDAIHYLGRAAEVSPDYANAHYNLGAAYINKAVKLAEQISGMDDALREERDDLEDDEISARESEMDALAQERSDLFGAAIPSLEIAKGLVEAEGADPTGICQALYTSYVQTNQMDQVEAVTECAGYGD
- a CDS encoding sodium-dependent transporter, translating into METQKRDVWSSNLGLVLAATGSAIGLGNLWKFPFITWENNGGAFVLVYLVCILAVGLPIMMAELLIGRRSQKSIVGALRDVGGPAWKLVGGWGVLCGFILLSYYTVIAGWSLFYFWKSLGWTFGGFPADLSTGDLFGAQVGDAGLQLMLSLAFSIATVAVVYFGVQKGIERVAKVLLPVLFAILILLLVSALGMSGSGEALKFIFEPRFGELEWSGVLEALGHSFFTLSLGMGTMVAYGSYISRKQSIVKSAGAIVAFDTLIALVATIIMFSVIFSVAGLSEEVGKSTVGMLFISLPELFYTAMPFGTVLGPLFYVLVALAALTSTISLMEVETSFLIDERGMKRQKAVVVSGAAIFVFTIFAALSFGSTPVISTMAAFGKTGWFSIADHFVSNWMLPTGGLGIAIAAGWFMTRKATEDELVDGNQPGWFRYGAWRFFIRYVAPAAVLAIILAVILGRDFS
- a CDS encoding DUF1080 domain-containing protein; this encodes MEVTVDTSRIENPDVSSRETPAAAGYLTASRFARTGRFPERKAIHPRGDFMPCVWLSGKVDCTLRRMDSPASVTNPFFIMSRTLRIPATTTRHVLPPHTFPVFGTLLVLAFGLSACSGADADPPGAGRYADEASSSDISPDDWRPLFDGETLNGWIGLGRDAVPEGHWQVEDGTIRKVASGTVPVAEDGQPLLGGDLMTTETFGDFEFAFEWKVAEGANSGVKYNVSEELSTSHVPRYAALGFEYQVLDDDRHPDGALPSHRSGALYDMIPAGEAKALKPVGEWNESRIVFEGMHGEHWLNGAMVVEYDMDSPRFDSLLAASKYADIEGFADRRVGHIVLQDHSDDVWFRNLRIREIGE